The segment TGCTGTGTTGTTCATCATGTTCAGCTTTGAGTGTTTCCTCACATCATTCAGATCATActtcactagagagagagagagtaggaaggTTATTCAACATGTttacctttctctctgtgtgtgtgtgtgtgtgtgtgtgtgtgtgtgtgtgtgtgtgtgtgtgtgtgtgtgtgtgtgtgtgtgtgtgtgtgtgtgtgtgtgtgtgtgtgtgtgtgtgtgtgtgtgtgtgtgtgttagtatgtgtgaaTGAGTGACAGAGTGTATTACTAACCTATAAAGACCAGCAGTAGTCCCACGACAACCTGTAGCGTAATAGACATGGACAGCAGTACTATGAGAGGTTTGTAGAATCTGTACTGTGACTCCATGTATAGGACAGTCTTTAGCTGGGATGAGTTAGCCATGAGTAGAGCCACATCAAGCATACTCTGAGCTACACTCTTCCTAGTGGCATAGTGATTCATGTTAATCCTTCGGTACACCTTTCCAGAGGGGTCAAGACGGTCGTGGTTCGCCTGTGGGTTAGAGGGTAGACCATCAGGCTtattggcttgtcaccaaaagcactcacaaacttctacagatgcacaatcgagagcatcctggcgggctgtatcaccgcctggtacggcaactgctccgcccacaaccgtaaggctctccagagggtagtgaggtctgcacaacgtatcaccgggagcaaactacctgcccctcaggacacctacaccacccgatgttacaggaaggccacaaagatcatcaaggacaacacccacccgagccactgcctgtttaccccgctatcatccagaaggcgaggtcagtacaggtgcatcaaagcagggaccgagagactgaaaaacagcttctatctcaaggccatcagactgttaaacagccaccactaacattgagttgctgctgccaacatactgactcaactccagccactttaatgatggaaaaatggatgtaaaaaatgtatcactagccactttaaacaatgccacttaatataatgtttacataccctacattactcatctcatatgtatatactgtactctataccatctactgcatcttgccatctttatgtaatacatgtatcactagccactttaaaccctacattattcatctcatatgtatacgtatatactgtactctatcatctactgcatccttatgtaatacatgtatcactagccactttaactatgccactttgtttacatactcatctcatatgtatatactgtactcaataccatctactgtatcttgcctatgctgctctgcaacatcactcattcatatatttatgtacatattctttatccccttacactgtgtataagaaattagttttggaattgttagttagattacttgttggttattactgcattgtcggaactggaagcacaagcatttcgctacactcgcattaacatctgctaaccatgtgtatgtgacaaataaaatttgatttgatttatgggTCACACATGCTCATGTAGCGTGGTTCGTTCTGCATTGTGTACTTTTAATTAGGACGCTGCCACAACTAAAGGTCTGCTAgtaaaattatttttatttgcccTGCACACGAAGAGACAACACACATTATGTTAACCCTTGGCGCAGTCCTAGCTCTCAGGCTCCTTGCTAGCCGAAGGTCAGGCAAAAGAGAACAATAAGGGGGTACGGAAATACAGATAACCCGCGATGggccaaaccaaaatatacaaaacttTTACAATCACGTATGTACAATATTGATAGGAAAAAGTGTTTGTACGCCAAAGAATAACATTAGCTATGCAGctgtaattacatttttttttttaataaactgAATTATTATTATCAAATTATTAACATCCCCTCTTGACCTGGCCTATTTGAATTGGTCCTTGTGTGCAATTTGGTGCATAATCTAGGGGAACAACATCACACTGCTACACTCAAACACATGAATGCAGTGTATTAACTACAGGCACT is part of the Oncorhynchus masou masou isolate Uvic2021 chromosome 33, UVic_Omas_1.1, whole genome shotgun sequence genome and harbors:
- the LOC135527957 gene encoding ninjurin-1-like, whose amino-acid sequence is MDSEARANGEDITLNKLDDIEANHDRLDPSGKVYRRINMNHYATRKSVAQSMLDVALLMANSSQLKTVLYMESQYRFYKPLIVLLSMSITLQVVVGLLLVFIVKYDLNDVRKHSKLNMMNNTATVFVFFTVIINIFITALGFEGAVIELPEPQSFLLTTEQNQTGGL